The Pleurodeles waltl isolate 20211129_DDA chromosome 7, aPleWal1.hap1.20221129, whole genome shotgun sequence genome contains the following window.
CAATATTGctattcagcttcactcaaataaATACAGTAATTCGCTTGAAATGTTCGCTTGACATACATCTGCTTCTGAACGAAGGAAACCTATCTTCATGAAAATTGCACAAAAACTGAAATCCTAAAAATTGCCAACTCTTCAGCAAGCAGTCTcccatgtgtgtgggtttgtgagcgAGGAACCTCCACATCTCCAGCACAAACAGTGACAAACCTTGTGGCTTGACTCAACAAAGATGTCTGCTGGAACCCCCACATCATGTCCGTTTTACAAATACGAGCCTTCTGTAGTCCTCAGAAGAGTTCAAAGGAAAACAAACCTTTTGTGTCAGGAGATGCATTGATGGATCTGAGTCAAATACTGAGAGACTACAAATGTCAAAAtgggtggcattagggggacggCACAGAGAGCCCACATGTCAGGCCTTACTGTTGACACACGCCGCCCTTCCTGAGGTGCTGTCCATCGGTTGAATGAAGTGTCTGTCAGGTCGTGGGTGTAGTTCCGCAGTGTAGTATGCACCATATTATCATTTTATTAGGCGTCCCCTGCCTCCATCTTAGATCGCTCAATAAATTGGTACCGCGCGGGAAGTATTTAGAAACTGAAATGAGTTGAGACCAAAACTCACCATCAGTGATAGAAAACTGGTTGGATGCACCAGAGTTAAAATGTCTCACATTTAACAAAATACCTTGGATCAGGCTTTGGAAAGACACAAGCAATTCCAAGAGCAAACTGAAACTGCAGTATGACGTCACAACCCAGCAAACCATCTATGACAGTATCCCAACCAGGAAGTTCAAGAGGTGGTCATCAGATTTCTGAACCCAGAATGCTTAACCTACAAAATCACCCCAGTTGTATTATGGAAAGTCGAGTGCGAAACCATGATTTACCAGAATACGAGGTCAAAATATTGTGGGCTAAAATATTATGAACTAAGTGCATAGAGGTAAGtatagatttggggccagatgtatgaacgtTTTATTGGTTGcaaacacatgcgcagtaggctctctccagcccagcgagagagactgcacaggctcccaatctgcctgggagtgcccagccagggcgctcccagccaatcctgacgctgctctgagcagcatcaggagtggccgcagggcaggctgggatcctgtatctgtagcaagaagacggaggGGCAGAGCGGTGCAATggtgaggaggtaagtgtttttttctcaattaattaaatttttattccccccccctccACGTGCCACCCCGCGACTTCTGCACCCTGCCAACCGCCTCTGTTGCAAACATAGAATAGGGCTGTTTGCGATCGCTAAAAAGGGTTGTAGCATGTATCAACCCTTTTTGCGAGCTGGTAGCCTGTTACTGACATGCAAAATAGGGTTTACGAGTCGCTATTCGGAAGGGAAGTGACAAaatcatcccttcctaatagcgaatcgcagGGGGATgaacaattgttttgcgactggaatgctgtcacaaaacaattgcaggttAGCGCCTAAATAGGTGGTAAGCCAGCTACGTTTGTGTtggcagtgaaaatgttttttaagagcaacaAATAGTCCCACGGACTACTGCTTACGCTTaagaaatgaaactgaaacatttcatttttttgtttgaaatgcatcccattttcctctaaggaaaacaggctgaaaaaaactgctttatttaaaaagcaatcacagacatgatggcctgctgaccccaacagaccaccatccctttgagtgtgGCCGtacccaatgggtcgcaaattgcgacctacctcatgaatattgatgaggcaggtcccttgcgatccATTTGGGAATCGTAAGCTGTGTCTGAGACACTGTCGTACATCAACTTTTGCGACTGCAAATTGTGtgtcgctaaaaatcgcaatttgcgagtcgcaaaagctggccatcgtacatctggcccttagttgtaaTACTGACTTTCGTGGCACAAGGACATCAAGGACAGACTGTCGAGGAGGAGGTAAGTGCATGTAGGTAATGCTCTTACCTTCACATCTCCCTAGCTTGAAAATGTATAGATCTATGGTGGTCATTtgaacattggcgataaaagccatctaccgccgcagtgacggccgccaatagactaccaccgcggctaccatccaccCGCCAGACTAtaagcactgccggacttccgtcacaagaagggcggaaatccggctgttgtCAGActagcggacggtggtaagctagcgctgctaccaccagcactgccgcgccagttgaacgccaccagccgtatcatgacctgtaatacggccttgCGGTGTTCAGCTGGTGGGGCGgtgatggtggtagcagcgccccttcccgttccctgctggatgacctccccAGAGCAGTTGTGCGTGTATGTCTGGAAGAATGCgggtatgaatgcgtgtatgccagtgtgtgtatgaatgagggtatggatgagtgtaagttaatgggtgtatgcgtgctgcGTGTCTGTGTACGTGTATGGGGGTTGGGGGGCTGTGTGGATGAATCGGAGGGTGTGTGGGACTTAGTGTGTGTATGGAGGTGGGTGGGGGCTGAATTTGGATGGAAGGGGGGtgacaggtgagtgttggggggggtcggggagccacctaccggtgacagggaaggaattccctgtcaccggtagggcctactgccatgattttcatggcCTTGCCAACGCCAcagaaaacatggcggtaggctggctcagaaTGCCAGGGGCGGTACTCTGGTGGTCGCCGGGCTGGGGATTCACATCcccggcccggcggctcataccgccatggcggtatgaatggtaaattCGGTTTTCCAGACTTACACCAATCACCCAAAGGTTTGAATGAGTCAAATAGTTGTAACACTGCATGTTTTCCTTTCTTCCGAGCTGCAAAACTCAGAATTATTGATTTTTTTGCCGTACAAATGTCTCCAGGTGCTAGCCGACAAAGCTTGTGCACCGACACACCAGGCAAGAATGCGAAATTACAGCACTACTCGGAATCGGAAGTGACATGCAAACAACGTCTGCGCCCGGTTTCCATTTTTTTGCACAGAGTCTCGAGCAGAACTGTTGGTTCTACCTCTTGGTCAGGCATTTGCCAGTCTCTTTGTTGGGTGCCTGGGAGGGGTAAAATGATGCAGAGTTTCTGAGAACACCTGCTGACGTCATGCAGGGGTCCATTAGACCTGAGCTGAGATGCTCTGGAGTGGAGCATGCAAATATTTCTAGGCGGAGGGTGGCTACCAATGGAACACAGATTTGCATCCTCTAAGCTCTTCTCACTTAATCACAACCCAAGTCAAATCTAACATTTGAATTCTGTTCTCTGTGTTGTGAATGGGCTCATAGGGGATCGCGTACACACGTGCAACCACAAACCTCTGGGGTGTCGCCATCAAGGCGACAGTGCATTTGAAGGTGGCTAAAGTAAAACCATGGTGCCCCCAGAAGTTGCAGCCTGCATGGCCATACTGTGTGTCGAGGCGGCTATCAGCGTCGTAGCCAATGGACTCATCATTGGCATCAACCTCTGGGATTGCGTGAAGAGCAGATCTGTTGGGACGGCTGAACTCATCCTTGGACCTCTGGGCGCGACTCGGTTGTGCTTCCAGTGCACGCTGCTGATCAACAACCTCATGCAGTTCTTTTTCTCAGACCTCATCACCCAGGAGATGTTCTACAAACCCTTCATGGTCATCTGGATGTTCCTCAACTTTTCAAGCCTCTGGTGCGCCACCTGGCTCTGCACCTTCTACTGCGTCAAGGTCGCCAACTTCAGCTCTCCCATCTTTGCACGCTTGAAGCTCGGATTCTCCAAATGGCTCCCCTGGCTGCTGGCCACGTCCTGGCTGGAGTCCATGGGGTGCGCTCTGCTTCTGCTAACAAATATCAATAGCATCTTTGGCAACAAGCAATCACCCTTCTCTGGTAACAACACTCCACCCGCCTTTCTGGCCCACACCAGTTTTGAATCCTGGTCACTCATTTGTCTCCTGGGGTCTTCACTGCCTTTCTTCCTCTTCGCCGTGGCTGCTGGACTACTTGTGGCCTCTCTGTGTCGCCACGCTAGACAGATGCAAGGGGGTGGCATGGGTGAGTTCCGTAACCCCTCTGTCAAGGCTCACTTCGGAGCAGTGAAAGCTGTGACCCTCTTTTTCCTGTTCTACGCTTCCTTCGTGATCACCCTCATCATATCAGCCGCTGGAGTGGTGCAATCGAAGGGCTGGGGAAATTGCCTCTGTAACGTGGTGATCAGCGCCTACCCATCTCTGCACTCGGTCTGGCTTATGCTCAACAATCCAAAGCTCAAAACCGCCTGCCTTAGGATTCTTTATTCTGGGGCGCGCTATTCAGGTTCAAAAGACGCCCAGCTAGCGATGTCCACCATCACATAGACACCCCGGTTTCCATGGAGACCAGATGGTAAGACTGCAAAGAGATAAAACACTGTTTTTAAGAACTTTGGCCATGATAGGTGGTATCTCTGAGGTTTCACCACAAAAACACTAGTCTTCTCCATACATTTTCTATCCGACAGCTGAGCACTCTTATGGCAACAAGCAGCCTTTCTATGgccacaaatttgcaaaaagaagaAGCTTGCCTGTCTCATCCCTATTGTGCATCTGTTACCTGCATTTTCAATGCCACCATAGCTGAACAAGTTCTTCGTGATCCAAATCACAACAATTTAGATTAATGAAATTTGGGCTAATACGCTGCTAAATTAgtgaaagacaaaaacaaaaactaaaaatcaATAAGGACGGGGCCTCACCTCCTCGATGTCACGTGCTGGGCTCTAAAGACTGCCCAGTCTTGATTGGACTTCCGGCTTCTTTCTGCCTCCCCTCTACTCTTCCTGccgctttatctcactcttgcaggttcttctcATCCCTCCTTTCTTCCTTTATCACCTTCTCTCCAtctcttccttttctctctttatatCTCTTGGTCACAATTGTAAACTGACAATAAACTCTGAACCCCAAATGACCGCAGGtgtccccacctgcaaccaccaaccCAAAGATGCACTGTCCACCCCCAGGtgtgccccacctgcaaccaccagctcagagATGGACTGTTCAACCCCTGGtgtgccccacctgcaaccaccatccCAAAGATGCACTGTCCACTCCAAGGTgtgcccacctgcaaccaccagcccaGAGATGGACTGTCCAACCCAATGTGTGCCCCACCTGTAACCACCAGCTCAGAGATGGACTGTCCAACCTCATGGGcctccacctgcaaccaccagctcagagATGGACTGTCCACCCCCAGGTGTGCCCCACCTACATCTACCAGCCCAGAGATGGACTGTCCACCCTCAGGTGTGCCCCACTTGCAACCACCAGCCCATTGATGGACTGTCCAACTCCAGGTGtggcccacctgcaaccaccagcctAGAGATGGACTGCCCACCCTCAGGTGTGCTCCACCTGCAACCACAAGCCCAGAGATGCACTGTCCACCCCTAGGTGTGCCCCACCTGCTTCCACCAATCCAGAGATGGACTGTCCAGCCCcaggtgtgccccacctgcatCTGCCAGCTCAGAGATGGACTGTCCAACCCCAGCTGACTTCATTGCAACCACTAGCCCAAAGATTGATGGCCACCCCCAGGTGACTTTACTACAACCGCCAACCCAGAGATTGACTGTCCAACCCCAGGTGTCccaacctgcaaccaccagctcagagATGGACAGTGCACCCCAAGTGTCCCCACCTTCACCCACCAGCCCAGAGATGGACTGTCTACCCCCAGGTGACTTCATCGCAACCACCTGCCCATAGAGGGACTGTCCAACCCCTGGTGACTTCATTGCAACCCCAGCCCAAAGATGGATTATTCAAACCCAGGTGACTTTCTTGCAACCACCAGCCCAGAGATGGATTGTCCACCCCCATGTGACTTCATCCCAACCACGAGCTCAGAGATGGACTATCTAACCCCAGGTGACTTCATTGCAACCACCCGCTCAGAGATGGATTGTCCACCCCCATGTGACTTCATCGCAACCACGAGCTCAGAGATGGACTATCCAACCCCAGGTAATGTCATTGCAACCACCAGCTCAGAGATGGACTGTCCACCCCAGGTGACTTCATCGCAACCACAAGCTCCGAGATGGACTGTCCAACCCCAGGTGACTTCATTGCAACAACCAGCCTAAAGATGGACTGTCGAACCCCAGGTGACTTCATTTTGTGGCACAGCTTGTAGAGAGACTATGAGAAGGCAAGAAAGAGGAAAGGTGCAGGTTTGGCAATTAGTCTGGCTTCATCAGGGATAATGATTTGTGAACAGCTCAGCCTGTTCTTAGTCAGCAAAAGAATAACAAAGGCGAGGATCCCTGTTTCTGAGTTAAAACCACAGGGGATGAAGCTCTGCGGTGACCCACACCGAGTTGTCCTGGGCTGGGAGGCCTGGTGGGCTCTTGCATGGACACAATGGGCCTTAttcagagtgtggtggggggggttaTTCCATCGCAACAGTtagcccgtctgccaaaatctaaatcccataggactaaAGCAGGGCCTACGTCACTGCACCTATCAGCCAATTGCCATTGCCAAATTCATAGGCGTGAGCAGTTGCAATGAATTCAGCATGTAAAACTTCCAACCTGTAGAACCTTCTAAGAGTTGGCGAGCAAGGCAAAAGATTGTCTTCTGGCAACATCTTCATATAGAACCCACTGCAGGTGCAAACACTTGCACCAAGCAACAAATCTGATGCAGATCCTCACCAGGGGACTGAGACATATTAACGTAACCCCTCCGCCCCCTAAGAGCTGACATATCAAACTAAGAAATCTGATGCAGACCCTCACAAGGGAACCGAGACATATCTATGTAACCCCTTCACCCCCTAAGATCCCATGTAACCAACTAAGAAATCTGACGCTGCCCTCAACAGGGAACTGAGACATATCTATGTAACCCCTTCGCCCCTAGGATCCCATGTAACCAACTAAGAAATCTGATGTAGCCCTCAACATGGAAGTGAGACATATTAGTGTAACCCCTCCGCCCCCTAAGAGCTGACATATCAAACTAAGAAATCAGATGCAGACCCTCACAAGGGAACCGAGACATATCTATGTAACCCCTCTGCCCCCATGATCCCAGGTAACCAACTAagaaatctgaatcaggccctcacCAGGGGACTGAGATGTTAATGTAACCCTGGCTTAGAAACAAGTCGTAGAAACCATTATCCTTGtgtgcattgggtccacggcatcTTCCCTACACTCCTGAACGGCCATCACTCACAATGGCTGCACCCACACACTATGGCACATTTGGCCAAGATACAGTAGATGCCACTGTCATGAGGCAACACCAAAGTACTCGTGAACCAAAGACTTGGAGATGCCCCAGAGAGACAGTTAGGGTTCTGGTGAAGTGTGAGCATGTACATCACTGGCGTGCACCCACAAAGAGACAGCAAGCACTGCACCAAGAGAAAGCAAAAGCACATCTCTCCCTCTTTTAGAAATTAAACCTAATTTTTAAACACTACATTTTTTGAAATTTCAAATTGTACTTATTTTTGCTTGTGAATTAGAACACATATGTCCATGTTTGTTTGATGCACCCCTTTTCTGTGTTTTGTGCGCTGTTTgggggtgaggtactgggtttttcagaaccggtactgatccggtaacccagcggtgccagggtacacccaaagaccttgggtactttcctgattcaggccacagaaactcagagtcttctaggtgaagtcaaagatcgaatttattggctgcaaccaagtaacaagcgtcctagaagtacaacagcacggtttgtatgttctcaggagactgtgtttcaatgcaaagtagggtttccttatatacagttttttaagcttcaggcaaacattcttgacattttggttggtcattcacatgttttcactacaaaggaaaaaacagtgtcatgatgaaacctcatatttcatgtcatccaacccataataaattacctggcaaggcctagtattttacatcagataagtgtggacccccaataaaaacgggcacctccccctcgtaaagtaagaagaagaaaagagcaggtgcaggtgtgagcaagattaggcagggtgtgtgagcgataataagggttttatggcatggtgtgccttgatgctatctgatccggccactgggagagagactgaccaaacaggtttggcctgagacaatggttccagcttgcccaggtcagagaaaagtcaatcaaggtctacgtgtccttggaatcaaatctgactgtattataagcctatgtgaggacaacttttaaaaatggctgccgtgtataaaatgggagccacgagtgtaggacgaaaatggcgatttcgaggtgaaaacgctgctggaattgagcgaaaatgctcatgcttagtgtactagtcattatcggtcttttgatactaaaatcgtactgctgtggcaaagtaaattacatgggtccagaatttttagaaccacaaaccctccttttgcccttacataggcaataaacctattctcatgctaatctgagtccaggtctatgtttataaggccatggagatgttgctggagcaaaattctagtacttggtaactctctctggacaggtctcctcgaacatgaagtagcacaaaaggccacatatggcaggacaaaataaggaatacctctatctgcagtaggtggcataagatcacacacccaacaattagtgatgttcactactaactagtgttgatgcagaagctgtacaaaagaattgcttacgaattctgatcttctaacctgctcatgttcaggaaaagggtgaaaagagtgcaaagaaacaatagtaggaaaagacataggttgggaagtgggtgcagaagtcaattgagtagagaaaaacaatcccacccataaatgacaacgtcatgtttaaaagacactagaaaacacgttattaagaacatatagacaacgggagaaagtagtgaccactattacaaatgaaataataatttttcacaaccctaaccaaaaagcaaatcctaaaattatctagtaacatttttagggctcctctgcatttcagtaatttttgtatgttcaggtggaacagtggtgactctcatcaatgctctaaggtgaaaagggggtactctttccacagaaaatggactttattctgcttttactaaacagaatagtactttaaaacaatgccagcaaaacaatcagtctcctaacacctagtctatacaatcacacggaaacctcttgtgaaaccaactatgcccagagtccgttcaaaaagcctctctggcaggcttctattgtccatcaaattttcttttgttgttttctttcacatgggcctctcaattcaggcctcttcgtgagaaaagtactgcttagttggagtgccctcctggcaaacacccacagctcactcgaaagtctcaatgtcttaaagcaatgcaccagtgtctctcttctgtggcagacactacaaacaatgtgctcttcattgatcaagggaacaaatcatctcgtgcagacccaagcaccattaattgggaaatagctcaagctcagcagcactttcagactccaacgctcattatttagtgtcagaggacgctcaagctgctctttcatgggcaccacaatatagtgcctttttccaaacttgaaatctccggtgcactgcccttcttccgttggagcaaagaaaagggggtgtgtggccaaaactcaggccaaggggctaaagggattgcacactgtcagaggttaccagcacatgacaggtagagaaatgaaacctcaaaacagctctgctatcaacaacaggaatccttctctttagctcttttacactgaaactttggttttgtgatgtccaacgccgtctgatggagcaagtacgataccatgcgctggcgatcgctgtccagctttgctactttctgggtgctgagactgtagggccaagacgtccgtctttcatctgtagctgtcactgatgggaattaggcttaaatcaatgtcctgcaggttattatgacttgatacccgcagaatctagtgacgtaggaaatgtgccacagttgttagtttccttcaatttagtaaaaaaaacagttcatggtttttagcaaggggactgcaagcaggtggtctgcaatcttcaaaggagtaacCATACACCAtgcgcataaaatacaaagacaaaggcagaagggcaaaacagggtctctagcatctttaattgggttctctccattattctctgccatctatagctacatgagaattctatctgaatggatttcctcacacagtggcattgtctaatggggtaaacacatattttcctcaatgattaagtctaggtgttcctccttaccttagaacatctcaatagagaaatcacatgataccgattatcagggacatgtagaaaccttcctttaaaaactgtgcatcaggtgcactatgcaatacacaggctaatagtcaaatgtgcaaacaaaaagacaagaactagagggtcctgatatttgcatgattaggacacatctgatcccaccaaaaattaaagtagcaggaacagaagggaaccgaaaaccaaattaaaatagacattgaaaattcgtcatgttcaaaaaggtaaacataagatatctcctattgaaatggaaaacttgtcttactataatattgagtcagttaaccagtctatcgctaccctgacagtcaggctggaaaacattgaagcaggcctaaggcaaattcttgaaaaccagtctcgtcataccaaagggaattatacataacatgggggtccttggtacatcactgcagtctggaaatgtgaacctgaacaatacatcagtaataataaaagggctgactggtgaaaggaattcgaaaaagagaaatgggactaggacatagctaaaatctcaataactaagcaagatgcgacattggtcaggggaagtaacaaaagaaaaaatctataggaagaacaaaaaaaattatttgggtgatagtcaggcatgtgacacaacaccgagagtacgggtgatacacaaaggccaaagttacacaaattttaactctaccgttggcaactacaccatatacggtactcctagctaatgtttcagttccttcttcaggaaaaaatgaaaacctggttttctttttaggaacgaaagccatatgctacttaggaaacagaacatcattaactaatgtaatatagaaattaggccaccttgagtcacagatctataatttcatccttaggtccaatcaaggctacataaatgtagggctgcctgttcctttaagggaaggggcagtaatgtGACTAActacaggtgacacactttgatcctgtatatctctttttattttccttcaataccattatagccaaatagacatgcactggtgaagtgttgtcttttatgttcacagcatgaaatatcattatctgtggaatttagtaaccagaacaagttcaaccaactgttgcgtagtgatgggcatcgtcatgaccatcccctcacaacacaggggagcttgtaatagtatcaaaagcagcaacaaatatgcaaaaaacaaataaaaaataataaaaacgcacaaaacgtcaagccatcaaatatacttgctgtgtatcaagcacaaaaagcatagacaaaacaatagcatgtgtgaataagcggtgacacacaacaccatgtcatgtactttatgcactgtaaacctgcagcccaaaacccaatatttgggcctgtttaatttgtcaggtttaaaatccttaccctccttttgacagtagatcaccaggcaatggaaatctgctgtcaaatataactttactgtttctcttctaacatacaggaccagcaagaacaattcatgataggaccaaatacacgaaaataaatttccattacttaactgttaccctcttgtcagttacttcgcaacatcaagccaccttagttttacctttctaaaagtaaaaattgttacactgacactccatattaatttggcacctacaatttccactgtgaaaaataagtcttaattggcaaatcgttctcattaaggcatgtagccttcaaaattttagaaaagggctgcatcttattttctgtctaagacttaatgcaacacttcgttttctgtcaaataaaagcaactagcaggcatcattttattattttagagcggagacacaaatgtatcagttctgcagagcatttaacatgatgttgggactttcgaagaaacccccttttttttatattttccctttggaattaagttctttaattgtattgatgttcttctggagaaaccagaaatcccacttttagaggcccatagggtcattctgcatttcacagagacaaggccctaatttaaaaggtcacaagtgtcaacatgacagcctcctccattgtttatgggaaaactaaagatagcatctcagcagcgtgacttgagccagcctctgtagctctcctagcttctgccactctgaatctgtcaaagacagtaggccttcctattttccttctaacctgcaataattcactctatttaaaaaaaaattgttttcctttttaggcgctaaaaaaattatctctatttccagattattaaactacatttactgtgaataattcacagaccttaataacacacataccagttgttagaataaatgcttgttgcaatcccatgcaatggtacatatttcatcaacctcgaatgaatgaacgtctcagtaggcccagctgaagttagaaccttcaaccttgatattaaaacaagcctttgtactggcacattgactcattgaatcataagaaggcacaacctgcaaatatatatcaaacctaaatgtatgcatttactgaagcctgagacactttaaaaagtactctgaatgaaagaaaatgcagtttaaacagtgcttttgcccaaaatcgactttgatattttaggcattaaaaaatcaatatcctacaattttcttgcataatatgcattaccagaatatctattacacaatccatgagtcagccattgaaaatattaacttatactttatagaaatgagcttgtttgctcctgcgccaagggaaaattgcacatacaaatg
Protein-coding sequences here:
- the LOC138246713 gene encoding taste receptor type 2 member 40-like, which gives rise to MVPPEVAACMAILCVEAAISVVANGLIIGINLWDCVKSRSVGTAELILGPLGATRLCFQCTLLINNLMQFFFSDLITQEMFYKPFMVIWMFLNFSSLWCATWLCTFYCVKVANFSSPIFARLKLGFSKWLPWLLATSWLESMGCALLLLTNINSIFGNKQSPFSGNNTPPAFLAHTSFESWSLICLLGSSLPFFLFAVAAGLLVASLCRHARQMQGGGMGEFRNPSVKAHFGAVKAVTLFFLFYASFVITLIISAAGVVQSKGWGNCLCNVVISAYPSLHSVWLMLNNPKLKTACLRILYSGARYSGSKDAQLAMSTIT